In the Nitrospira sp. SG-bin1 genome, one interval contains:
- a CDS encoding flagellar biosynthesis protein FlgM, giving the protein MRIEDQRESDNVEDRRGMGPARIGRRGGLGIGTIVLALAVSYFTGVNPVTVLNLLTGVQSMTDTMAPSAPSEPGSVGAPKDQLGRFASIVLADTETTWRNLLGPRYQDPRMVLFSGAVQSACGTTSSAVGPFYCPGDHRVYLDLAFFDEMAHRLGAAGDFAQAYVIAHEVGHHVQNLLGVAEKVHRLQRQVSEAEGNALSVRMELQADCYAGVWGHHAKHERNLIEPGDFEEGLRAAAAIGDDRLQKMSRGQVQPESWTHGSSEQRMTWLKRGFESGDPSACNTFDTNRL; this is encoded by the coding sequence ATGCGTATCGAAGACCAACGCGAAAGCGACAACGTTGAAGATCGTCGCGGCATGGGTCCGGCCCGCATCGGAAGGAGAGGCGGCCTCGGTATCGGTACCATCGTGCTGGCACTCGCCGTCAGTTACTTCACGGGCGTCAATCCCGTAACCGTCCTGAATCTCCTCACCGGTGTCCAAAGCATGACCGATACAATGGCTCCGTCGGCCCCATCGGAGCCAGGTTCGGTCGGCGCCCCGAAAGACCAACTCGGCAGGTTCGCCTCCATCGTCTTGGCGGACACTGAAACCACCTGGCGCAATCTCCTCGGTCCGCGGTACCAGGATCCACGGATGGTTCTCTTTTCCGGGGCCGTGCAGTCGGCATGCGGCACCACATCGTCGGCCGTGGGTCCATTCTATTGTCCCGGCGACCATCGGGTCTATTTGGATCTTGCCTTCTTCGATGAAATGGCGCATCGTCTTGGTGCGGCGGGAGACTTCGCACAGGCCTACGTCATCGCTCACGAAGTCGGCCATCACGTGCAAAATCTCCTCGGCGTCGCGGAAAAGGTGCACCGCCTCCAACGACAAGTGTCCGAGGCGGAAGGAAACGCGCTCTCAGTCCGGATGGAACTCCAAGCCGATTGCTACGCCGGCGTCTGGGGTCACCATGCCAAGCATGAGCGAAACTTGATCGAGCCCGGCGATTTCGAGGAAGGCTTGCGCGCGGCGGCCGCCATCGGAGATGATCGCTTGCAGAAGATGTCGCGTGGTCAAGTTCAACCGGAAAGCTGGACCCACGGATCTTCCGAACAGCGGATGACGTGGCTCAAACGTGGCTTCGAGTCCGGTGATCCGTCTGCCTGCAACACGTTCGACACCAATCGACTATGA
- a CDS encoding DNA repair protein gives MLRVLLTVMLLVMPFGLVSCDKAYLATMEKMGYAKRDILSTRVKSARDAQEDAKKDIQSTLEQFGKVVSYEGGDLEATYKKLNGELETSEDSAAAVRKKIADVESVADALFSEWEEELGQYSSADLRRKSQAKLTQTKSRYRDMLAAMKRAEQRIEPVLKPLRDQVLYLKHNLNARALAAIKGELLKVDAQVDQLVKDMNRSIAEADKFIQSMEKESD, from the coding sequence ATGTTGAGAGTCCTGCTGACAGTCATGCTGCTGGTCATGCCATTCGGTCTTGTCTCCTGTGATAAAGCCTACTTGGCCACCATGGAGAAAATGGGCTATGCCAAACGCGACATCTTGAGCACCCGCGTCAAATCGGCGCGGGACGCACAGGAAGACGCGAAGAAAGACATTCAGAGCACGCTGGAACAATTCGGCAAGGTCGTCTCCTATGAAGGCGGAGACCTCGAGGCCACCTATAAGAAGTTGAACGGTGAGCTGGAAACCAGCGAGGACAGTGCCGCAGCGGTTCGAAAGAAAATTGCCGACGTCGAAAGCGTGGCCGACGCGCTCTTTTCGGAGTGGGAAGAAGAACTCGGTCAATATTCGAGCGCCGACCTGCGCCGGAAGAGCCAAGCCAAACTCACTCAGACCAAAAGCCGCTACCGCGATATGCTCGCGGCCATGAAACGGGCCGAACAGCGGATTGAACCGGTTCTCAAACCGTTACGCGATCAGGTGCTGTACCTGAAACACAACTTGAACGCGCGGGCGCTCGCCGCCATCAAAGGTGAACTCTTGAAAGTCGACGCACAGGTCGATCAGTTGGTGAAGGACATGAACCGATCCATCGCCGAGGCCGACAAATTCATTCAGTCGATGGAAAAGGAATCGGACTGA